In the genome of Lysobacter sp. 5GHs7-4, the window CATATGGACGGATTGGGGCCGGCCAGTAAGGATTCAGGCGGCCAGGCCTTTATTATCGTCCAGGGCGCGGGCCTGCCGCGCCTGGACGTGGTCGGCATCAACCGCCGGGTCGACTGGCCGACCTTGCTGGAACGGCTCGAGGCCGTCGGCAAGGGCGACGTCAAGCCCGTCGTGCAGTAAACCCGTCGTCGAATACTCTTCAGAAGGAAACGAACATGCGCCGTTGGATGGGTTTGCCGGTCGCCGCCGTGATGCTCACGGCCTGCGTGACGATCAACGTGTACTTCCCGGCCGCCGAGGCCAAGGAAGCGGCCAAGGAATTCGTCGAGAAGGTGATCGGCGACGAGGTCCAGCCCACCGCGCCGACGCCCACGCCTGCGCCCAAGCCGGGCGGGCAGAGCGCGTCGTTGGGCCCGCGCATCGACTGGCTGTCGCTGGTCGGCATCGGCAGCGCCTACGCGCAGTCCTCGCCGGACATCACCATCAAGACGCCCGCGATCCAGGCCATCCAGGCGCGCATGAAGGGCCGCTTCGACGGCCAGCTGCGCGCGCATTTCGATTCCGGCGCGCTGGGCTTCGGCAACGACGGCAACGTCGAGGTGCGCGACGCGGCGCAGATCCCGCTGGCCGCGCGCGTCGGCGTCAACCAGGCCGTGGCCGATCAGAACCGCGATTCGGCCGCGGTGTACCGCGAGGTGGCGGTCGCCAACGGCCACCCGGAATGGGAGCCGCAGATCCGCAAGGTGTTCGCGCGCCAGTGGATCGACAGCGCCCGCGGCGGCTGGTGGTACCAGGACGCCGGCGGCGGTTGGAAGCAGAAGTAATCGGGATTCGGGGTTCCGAGCTCGCGGCGCGACTGGCCATTCGCCGCGACGCCCCAAGCCGTCATCCCCGCGCGGGCGGGATCCAGAAATTTCAGCGTCATGCTGCGCTGGAGCCAGGATCCCCCGCTTTGCGGGGATGACGAGCGAAGGCCTTGGCCTGTTCGGCCTTTCCGAACCCCGTTCCCCGAACACCGCTACAATGCGCGGCCTTTGATTCCTGCCAGCAGCTGTGGCCCGCATCGATCAAACCCCTTTCGAGGTCGCCATCGGCGGCCTGACGCACGACGGCCGCGGCGTAGCCCGCCGCCCCGACGGCAAAGCCGTGTTCGTCGCCGGTGCCCTGCCGGGCGAACGCGTGATGGCCAAGCAGACCGCGCGCTCGCGCAGCTACGACGAGGCGGTGACGCTGGAGGTGCTGGAAGCCTCGGCCGACCGCGTCGCCGCGCGCTGCCAGCATTTCGGTACCTGCGGCGGCTGCGCGCTGCAGCACATGGCCGAGGACCGCCAGATCCTGGCCAAGCAAAGCGTGCTGATGGAGAACCTGGAACGCATCGGTCACGTCACGCCCGAGCGCGTGCTGCCGGCGCTGACCGATTCGGCCTGGGGCTACCGCCGCAAGGGCCGGTTCTCGGTGCGCCGGGTCGAGAAGAAGGACAAGACCCTGGTCGGTTTCCGCGAAACCGATCCGCGCTTCGTCGCCGACATCGCGCGCTGCGAAACGGTGATTCCGGCGATCGGCGACAAGATTTCCGCGCTGGCGGCGCTGGTCGATAGCCTGCAGGCGCGGCGCGAGATTCCCCAGGTGGAGTTCATCGCCGGCGACGCCATGCTCGACGACGGCGATAACGCCCACTGCGGCGTGGCGCTGACCTTCCGCCATCTGGCGCCGCTGTCGGAGTCCGACCGCAGCGCCATCGTCGCCTTCGCGCGTGAGCACGGGTTCGCCGTGTTCCTGCAGCCCGGCGGCGTCGACAGCGTGCACCCGCTGTGGCCGGCCGCGCCGCGGCTGGCGTTCACGCTGCCGCAGTGGAACCTGGAGCTGACGTTCCGGCCGCTGGACTTCATCCAGGTCAACGCCGGTTTGAACGGCCGCATGATCCAGCATGCGCTGGACCTGCTAGCGCCGCAGCCGGAGGATCGCGTGCTCGATCTGTTCGCGGGCCTGGGAAATTTCACTCTGCCGCTGGCGCGGCAGGTACGCGAAGTGGTGGGCGTGGAGGGCGAGGCGGGGCTGGTTCAGCGCGCTCGCGAGAACGCCGCGCACAACGGCCTGGCCAATGCGCAGTTCTACGCGGCCGATTTGGGCAAGGATCTCAGCGGCGAGGCCTGGATGCGCGAGGGCTTCGACCGGCTGCTGCTGGATCCGCCGCGCTCCGGTGCGGATTTCGTGCTGACGCAGCTGCCGTTGAAGCAATTCAAGCGCATCGTGTACGTCAGCTGTCATCCGGCCTCGTTGGCGCGCGATGCGGGGTATCTGGTACGGGAGAAGGGCTGGAAGCTGCGCGCGGCGGGGGTGATGGACATGTTCCCGCATACGGCGCATGTGGAGTCGATCGCGCTGTTCGAACCCTGAGCGGTTTCGCGCACTCTGTGGGAGCGGCGTAAGCCGCGACCGCGAATCCCGGCTATCGAGCCTATCCGGCTCCGATGGCCTCCAGATCCCGGCGTTGCGCTTTTAGCTCCCTCCTTTGACAAAGGAGGGTTGGGGAGGATTTGCTTTGGCTGTTGCTCTGCTGTTTCTGACCGAAGGTCAACGGCTTCCGCCTGCTGCGCATGCGGGTCACTTTCTCTTGCCGACCCTCTTTGTAGGAGCGGCGTGAGCCGCGACCGCGAATCCCGGCTATCGAGCCTATCCGGTTCCGATGGCCTCCAAATTCCGGCGTTGCGCTTTTAGCTCCCTCCTTTGACAAAGGAGGGTTGGGGAGGATTTGCTTTGGCCGTTGCTTTGCTGCTTCTGACCGAAGGTCAAGGGCTTCCGCCTGCTGCGCATGCGGGTCACTTTCTCTTGCTGGCCCAAGAGAAAGTAACCAAAGAGAAGGGTCTGAGCCAGGAGCTCCCGTGTGGCTTCGGAGCTTGCGCGGGGATTTTTCGATAAGACATCCCTGTCTTATCGAAAAACGGCGCGCGTCCTGCGCGCCGCCCTCCGGGTCTGGGGATGGTCGTGTGACTTCGGGTCAATGGACTTCAATGCCGGAGCAAACTCAACGGCAACGGCAACGGCAACGGCAACGGCGCCACCGCCACCGCCACCGCCACCGCCACCGCCACCGCCACCGCGACCGCGACCGCGACCGCGACCGCGACCGCGACCGCGACCTGTTGCGGCGGTTGCTCAGGTGATGCGCACGGCGTGCCGCTGTCGGACAATGCGGAAAGACCGCTGCATTCGCGAAAGGGTGAGTTATGGGTATCGAAATCGAGCGCAAATTTCTGGTGGCCGGCGACGGCTGGCGCGCGCAGGCGCGGGAGGTCGTGGCGATGGCGCAGGGGTACCTGAACGATCTGGCCATCCTCGACAGCGGTGCGATGAAGGCCTCGGTGCGCGTGCGCATCGCCGGCGATGCGGCTTATCTCAACCTCAAGTCGCGCGAGCTAGGGCACACCCGCCAGGAGTTCGACTATCCGATCCCGGTGGCCGACGCGCGCGCGTTGATGGCGCTGTGTACGGGCGGTGCGATTGACAAGCGCCGGCACTATGTGGAGCACGAGGGGCATGTGTGGGAAGTCGACGAGTTCCTGGGCGACAACGCCGGGCTGGTGGTGGCCGAGCTGGAGCTGGCGCACGCCGACGAGGCCTATGTGCGTCCGGACTGGCTGGGGCGCGAAGTGACCGATGCGGCGCGCTACTACAACCTGGCCCTGGCGACGCGGCCGTACGCGCAGTGGGACGAGCAGGAGCGCGCGGGCCTGGCGCCCTGAGGACGGCCCTTCGGACGCATGCCGGCGCCCGTGTAAGCGCCGATGCCGTTCATCCGAGCGGCGCCCATACGCTCGATTCGTTGCGATTTCGTAAAATCGGCGATCCGTAGCCTAAAAATGGCCCGCGCGAGCCGCCGGACTACGCCTGTAGCGCCTTCTGCGAGACAATGGCCGCTGCGCAGTCAGCGCAGCCATACCCCGCTAGGAGTCCCCGCATGCTCGTGATCGGCGTCGCCGGTACCGAACTCACCGCGCAAGAGCGCGACTGGCTGCAGCACGATGCCTGCGCCGGCGTGATCCTGTTCACCCGCAACTTCGCCTCCAGGGCGCAGGTGGCGGAGCTGTCGGCCGCGATCCGCGCGGCCGCGCCGCGTCCGCAGCTGATCTGCGTCGACCAGGAAGGCGGGCGCGTGCAGCGCTTCCGCGAGGGCTACAGCGCGCTGCCGGCGCTGGACGGATTCGGGCGCTTGTACGCCAG includes:
- a CDS encoding CYTH domain-containing protein, producing the protein MGIEIERKFLVAGDGWRAQAREVVAMAQGYLNDLAILDSGAMKASVRVRIAGDAAYLNLKSRELGHTRQEFDYPIPVADARALMALCTGGAIDKRRHYVEHEGHVWEVDEFLGDNAGLVVAELELAHADEAYVRPDWLGREVTDAARYYNLALATRPYAQWDEQERAGLAP
- a CDS encoding YdbL family protein; the protein is MRRWMGLPVAAVMLTACVTINVYFPAAEAKEAAKEFVEKVIGDEVQPTAPTPTPAPKPGGQSASLGPRIDWLSLVGIGSAYAQSSPDITIKTPAIQAIQARMKGRFDGQLRAHFDSGALGFGNDGNVEVRDAAQIPLAARVGVNQAVADQNRDSAAVYREVAVANGHPEWEPQIRKVFARQWIDSARGGWWYQDAGGGWKQK
- the rlmD gene encoding 23S rRNA (uracil(1939)-C(5))-methyltransferase RlmD; its protein translation is MPAAVARIDQTPFEVAIGGLTHDGRGVARRPDGKAVFVAGALPGERVMAKQTARSRSYDEAVTLEVLEASADRVAARCQHFGTCGGCALQHMAEDRQILAKQSVLMENLERIGHVTPERVLPALTDSAWGYRRKGRFSVRRVEKKDKTLVGFRETDPRFVADIARCETVIPAIGDKISALAALVDSLQARREIPQVEFIAGDAMLDDGDNAHCGVALTFRHLAPLSESDRSAIVAFAREHGFAVFLQPGGVDSVHPLWPAAPRLAFTLPQWNLELTFRPLDFIQVNAGLNGRMIQHALDLLAPQPEDRVLDLFAGLGNFTLPLARQVREVVGVEGEAGLVQRARENAAHNGLANAQFYAADLGKDLSGEAWMREGFDRLLLDPPRSGADFVLTQLPLKQFKRIVYVSCHPASLARDAGYLVREKGWKLRAAGVMDMFPHTAHVESIALFEP